The genomic DNA GCCAGCTACGGCAACAGATTCGCCCAGCAGTCTTTGGACGAGATTCGGAAGACCTGGGCCCAGCTGTGTACTCGCTTCAACATTACAATATCAGACAGGCTCGCCGAGTGTGCCCCCCGAAGCCCTCGCCCCGAGAAtgagggcggccatggttCGAATATTGGTCGGACGGCGAATCTTAGCAATCCACTCATCTTGCCGCACATGCAATACCCGCGCCGGACATCCTTGCGTGACGAGCTCATGTCTGGTCTCGACCGTTCCTCGCTTGATGTCGATCAAAACGGCACGCAATCCATTCTGGCGGACCTAGACATTCGGGACATGAATTATCTGTGGACGCCGCTGCTTGAGGACGAGGTGGCGCCTCAGGAAGGAGGTGCTGCAACGGCAAGCGCTGCAAGCTTCTACCAGAATCTTTATGGGAATCCGCCATGGCAGTTCACGGGAGAGGGAATGGAGGACTTTGCGGAGTTTGGCCGTCACATTCTCAACGAGTACTGCAAGGACTTGACTTGACGTGATCAAGCAATATCAATCTTTCactctttctctctctcaaTCTGCCGCCTTCATTCTACAGGCCAGCTGCTTCTCTACCGCAATGATCCCTTCTAGGGCGCTTTGGTGACTGAGGGAGAACGCTTCAGAAATGACCGTGGGCAGCGGCTTGCGGGCGTTGCCCGTTCCGTAGCCGAATCCACATTGACAGGCCGTCTTCACCCCCGATATCCCAGACTTTGACAACTCCCAGTCCGCCAAGGAGAGTCCGTTCTGGAGCGTGATGGCTTCCTGCAGCTCCCCAGCTTTGTAGAGCCTCGCGAGCTCCACGTGTGCCCGGGGCACGACATTGGCCAGCGCCGAGATGACGCCGTTGGATCCCGCGACCAGGCCTGGGAGCATGAAGTCGGCCTTGCCGGCGAATGCGGCGAACTGAGagctcggcagcgtcgccgagATGCGTTGCAGCTTTCCGAGGTTACCGCACGTGAGCTTGACGCCGACAATCGCCGGCCGCTCCCTGGCCAGGTCGATGATCATGTCAGAGtcgaggtcgatgccgccggtgACACCGGGGAAGTTGTAGATGAGCACGGGaagcgacgaggatgccgccacCTAGAGAGAAGGCTTAAGAGTCTGACTAAGAACGGGGGAAGCTTTGTGCGCAAGCGCGCACTCACCTGCAGGTAAAAGTCCTTGATGACGGGCTTGGTCATGGCCGCGATCCAGTAGCTCGGCGGAAGCACCAGGGCGAAGTCTGCCCCGGATGTTTGCGCGTCCTGGACGAGCTTCCTCGTCTCTCGGACACTATTCGCACTGCACCCGCTTATTATGACGGCGTCGCTTGACGAAGACGCCTTGACCAGGGTCCGAACGTGTCGAATTACCTCGAGCCTCTCCTCCTGCGAAAGATGCGTTGCCTCGCCGTTGCTcccgtggacgacgaggccccgGACGCCGGACGCCAGAAGCCTCTGTACGTGATGCGTGATGCTTGGAAAGTcgatgtcctcgtcgtctgtgAAGAAACACACCACGGGGGCATAGACACCAAATGGAGGAGGGGACATTGAGAACGACATGCTCCAGAGTCTCTCAGAAGGATTACTGCCGACTGCACTATCCAAGATGTTATGAAATGCGGTATGAGGAATAGCGGCCGCTCTGAATGAGATACGGTGCTTGTTGTCAAGTGGCTTTCGCTTACCGGGTTTTGCGGTATGATTGAACACTGGCTTGAGGAGCGATGCCTTTGGAGGGGATATCTATATCTCACGATTCACCCCGTAAATGCGCCTGGCTTGAGCAAGTGTACCGTTACTCCGCCTTCTTATTCGGCGACGTGCGCGGTTGTTTGATTAGTAGCTGCCCCTGCAGTGTCTCAAGCTGTTACGCCAGTCACACGCCCATTCCTCGTGCCGTTGTTGCGTTGGCTCGCACGCAAAGCTCGCAAATGGACCAGTGCTGCCGGTACCAGGCTGTCGCACCTGAGCGGTGGCCAATGACGTCCCAATCAGTCCCATTGGTGAAGAAGCATTGCTGGGATGGCCTAACCGCTGCCCCCTCTTCATGTTGTGAGTGAGTACATGTAGTTACTGTGCTGTCATGTCGAGCACCAGACGGCGTTCATGTTGTCCCAACAGCAATAACACTGCCATCATATATGTACTTTGTACCCCGGCGAGCATTCGGACATCATGTCCGACACAACGCAACGCGCAGCTCTTATTATCCGCCGTATCCTCCACCGGGACTTGTACCTGTGCGTCTGGTGTCATGTTGTGCATAACAGCCCCGGGGAAGATCTGCAACTCGCACAATTCATGATTGACTCCGCTCACTCGTGTTGAGTGCTGTGCTGGAGCATCAGCGGTCAAGTCGAGACTAATACCCGGCCGTTTTTGCTATACACATGGTGAGATAGCTTTCGGGCCTCTCTCCCAACTCAGTACCACAGCGCGTCTTGTGGTATATGCCGGGTCGCAGGCCGTTGCCAAAATGGGCGTCTTTGCCAACCGGTTCATGGGCATAGCCGAGCAAATGGGCCGCGCGCTCCAGAAAACGTCGGTGAGCACCAACATCAAAGAGCGTCTGGACTTTAGCTGTGCCATCTTCTCCGCCGACGGAGGGCTGGTGGCGAACGCACCCCATGTCCCTGCCATGCTGGGCAGCATGGCCTTTTCGGTGCGGTGGCAGATCGAGCACTGGAGGGGTAACATACGCAGGGGAGATGTGTTTCTGAGCAATGCCCCGGCCGCTGGTGGCGCGCATCTTCCCGACCTGACAGTCATCAGCCCCGTGTTCGACGAAGCCGGGGAGCAAGTGCTCTTTTGGACGGCGTCACGGGGTCACCATGCGgacgtgggcggcatcgtgCCGGGGTCCATGCCGGCAATGTCCAAGGAGATTTGGGAAGAAGGCGCCATCATAGAGAGCATGAAGATTGTGGAAGATGGAGTTTTCCAGGAGGAGTTACTCTAcgaggcgatggtggtggccccGAGTCGATACCCTGGCTGCGAGGGTGCCCGGTCGTTCCAAGACAACGTCACCGGCATCAAAGCccaagcggcggcgaaccAGAAAGGGAACAGCCTCATCGCATCCTTGATAAAGGAGTATACGCTGGACACCGTCATGGTGCGTATCAGCTCTATGTTGCCAAACGCTCTTGAACGAGGCGAACATGGCGTCTAAGCTGTACATGAAAGAAGTCCAAACAGCCTCCGAGAATGCCGTCAGGGACTTTTTCAAGAAGATTGCGCGCCAAAAAGGACGGGGCGTATTTGAAGCGGAGAGACTTTATGGACGACGGGTCGAGGATAAGATTGCAAATCAGGATTAACCCAGAGACTGGCAGCGCGGACTTTGACTTTACTGGGACGAGTCCCCAAGCCTACCGCGCGTCTCTCAGATGTGCTCCTAGTCTCCCCAATTAACGAGCTGATCTCCCCACAGGCAATTGGAACGCCCCTCAGGCCGTCTGCAACGCAGGCATTATATACACGCTCCGCtgtctcgtcgacgccgagattCCACTCAATCAGGGCTGCATACTCCccgtcaacgccatcatcccCGAGGGCAGCCTCCTCAAGCCGTCCAAGGACGCAGCCGTAGCGGCAGGCAACGGCCTAACCAaccagcgcctcgtcgacgtcatcCTGAAGGCCTTTGAGGTCTGCGCGGCAAGCAACGGCTGCATGGCCAACTTCACCTTTGGGCTCGCCCAgaaggacggcgtcgccggcggcggcttcggaTACTACGAGACCATAGcgggaggcagcggcgccggcccgtggtgggtcggcgaggacggcatccACTGCCACATGACCAACACGCGCATCACGGACGCGGAGGTCCTGGAGCGTCGGTATCCCGTCTTGCTGAGAGAGTTTAGCCTCCGCGTGGGCagtggaggggagggcaggTTTAGAGGTGGGATGGGGGTGAATAGAGAGATCGAGTTCCTGATCGACATGCATGCGGGGATCCTCTCTGAGCGCCGGGTGTTCCAGCCGTACGGGATGGTGGGTGGGTTGCCGGGTGCGAGGGGAGAGAATCTCTGGCTCCGACGCAACGGACAGTTGATTAATGTTGGAGGCAAGGCCGCGTGTTACGTCAAGGCCGGTGATCGCATGCGGATCTCTACGCCGGGAGGTGGCGGCTATGGCACGCCGGTGCATTCAGCGGGGGGCGATTAGCCCCTGGCTATGAACGGCAAGTGTTCAAGTTGATTCGGGAtagaaggggggaggggttgcGACAGCCTCACTGGGTCATCTTCTAAGTTGTGACGCGGGACCGGCACATAATGGAGGGCATAGACGCAAATGGGTCCTTGATGAGCGGTACATGTGGCATTTGTGAGGCTGACTCTGGCACGCTGTGTAAATTCACATTACCAAAATTCATGGAAGAGTCAGAGGGAACACTGCAGTCACCTCGTTGCAACATGTCCTGCCGTTTCATCCTGGTTCAGCCTTCCTATTCCAAACTCCCTGCCTTTGCGGCAATTCAATACATGTATAATCCCCAACCCACACACGCCGGTAACAAAAGACAAGAACCTACAGGGCCAAGTCAAGGCTTGGACACCCAAATCATCTCTGGTCCCGCGACTGAGCTGCTGAACAAGTTACGGAGCGTCATGTCTTTCTCATGGGTGACGACGACCCAGACATACGCATAAAGGTCGCGGGGCACCTCCGCAACGCCGTCCTTGCTGAGCGGCGAGTACAAGACCTGCCCCCACGGCCCCAGGAACGCGAGGTAGTAGGGCTGCTTGTCGCTCTGCTCGAGAGAGACCTGGATCGTCGTGAGGAGGCCCGTCGCGGGGTTGTTGACACGTCCCGTGATGttgagcggcgggagcggcgtGTTCCACGACTGCAGCGTCTCAGAGGGGCACGAGCGTATGTACTTCTTCTGGAGGTACGAGTACACCAGGTTCGGGGAGAGGGCGACCTCGCGGGGtgcgggcacggcggtgtGGTTCCGCATgaggccgatgacgccggccATGCGCGACTTGGCCCCGATGGCGGACGCGAGGCACGGCGCCAGCCAGGggtccgtcgacgccgccgtggtgacggtgtcgaggaggaggccgatCTCGAGCATGATGAGCGTGAGCACAGCCTGGACGTAGTTGTCggcattgtcgtcgtcggagcctGAACGAGGCCAGTTGAACTCGCACACATCCGGCATGGGCTTGTTAAAGTGCTGCAACACgtcgctggccgtcgaccgGTGGAAGTAGGCCTGCGCCCCCATGGACCGgaagaggccgacgatggtCTCGGGGTagacgcccgcccacgccccgCCGGTGAGCTTGCCGACGCCCGTGGTCAGGTAGACGAGCAGCGCGTTGTCCATGTagtgcagcagctgcagccgaCGGGTCGCGTCGTCGGACAGcgtcttgttgttgcccCAGTTGTagttggcgatggcgccgccgccggccacgcccaTCATCCACTGGTCGTTCTGGCCGGGCTTGGGGATCTGCGAGACGTAGTCCTTCCAGGCGGGGAGCGCGAGGACGCTGCCGTTCAGCGAGGCGATGAGGCTGCCGTTGACGCTCAGAGAACCGCCCAGCGGCGCGTGGGGAGGGATCGTGCTCGGAGGTGATGCCTTGGAGGCGACGACCTTGAATGCGTCAAACGTCTTGTCTCCGGTCAGAGCACTGTACACTGGTTAGCCGCCGTCATGTTTGTGGCAATTCTCTAAATATGAGTGAGCCACCCTGGgcgcgccgggggggggggggggggggggggggctggtAACTCACGCATTGATGCTGCCAACCATGCCGCTCTGGCAGTGATTCCCCGTGGTCTGGGCGCAATAGTACCAGATGGGCTTGGTGTCGTTGATGACCACCTGGAACTGGACACCGggcttcggcgacgaggtagGTATGAAGCCGCTGCTGAACCCGCCTCCGTCAAGCGGCTGGCACGGCTTGTCAAAGGACGATTGGACAACGGAATGGTTCTACAAGACATTCATGTTAGTCCCCGCGGTAAGTAAGCACCTCAGCAAGCTGGGGGTAAGGTAGAGACTGAACGCAACACATGACATACCTTTGGATTAAAGTTAAACTCGACAACAGTCCCTGGCAGCTCGGTGACGTTGTTGGGTGTGAAAGTCAAGCCGTTGAGGCCGACATCAACGTGTAGGACGCGCGTGCCACCCACAGGCAGGCCATTCGCCGGAGCTGCGCTCGTCGGTGCGCCCTTGGCTTTCTCCTTGTAGGCATCCAGAGTGTTTCCCATGGTCGGTCTGcaacgatgatgacgatTGAAACCCCGCGTTAGCTTTCAAGTGCTTCGATGTCGTGCACcagacagggcagggcacagCTATCAATTCCGACGCTGAGCGGGCACATCTGGATGGACTTACGCGTTGATGGCGTGCACCATGCCGCTCTGGCAGTGGTTCCCGGTCGTTTGCGAGCAGTATACCCACACCGGCTTCGTGTcgttgatggtgatggtgaagGTGGTCGGCGCCTCGACGCTGtccgaggccgtcggcgtgaAGCCCGAGAAGAAGCCGCCTTTGTCGAGGAGTTGACATGGCTTGTCAAACGATGACTGT from Purpureocillium takamizusanense chromosome 4, complete sequence includes the following:
- a CDS encoding 5-oxoprolinase (ATP-hydrolyzing) (EggNog:ENOG503P1C4~COG:E) — encoded protein: MGVFANRFMGIAEQMGRALQKTSVSTNIKERLDFSCAIFSADGGLVANAPHVPAMLGSMAFSVRWQIEHWRGNIRRGDVFLSNAPAAGGAHLPDLTVISPVFDEAGEQVLFWTASRGHHADVGGIVPGSMPAMSKEIWEEGAIIESMKIVEDGVFQEELLYEAMVVAPSRYPGCEGARSFQDNVTGIKAQAAANQKGNSLIASLIKEYTLDTVMKSKQPPRMPSGTFSRRLRAKKDGAYLKRRDFMDDGSRIRLQIRINPETGSADFDFTGTSPQAYRASLRCNWNAPQAVCNAGIIYTLRCLVDAEIPLNQGCILPVNAIIPEGSLLKPSKDAAVAAGNGLTNQRLVDVILKAFEVCAASNGCMANFTFGLAQKDGVAGGGFGYYETIAGGSGAGPWWVGEDGIHCHMTNTRITDAEVLERRYPVLLREFSLRVGSGGEGRFRGGMGVNREIEFLIDMHAGILSERRVFQPYGMVGGLPGARGENLWLRRNGQLINVGGKAACYVKAGDRMRISTPGGGGYGTPVHSAGGD
- a CDS encoding 4-hydroxy-2-oxoglutarate aldolase (COG:H~EggNog:ENOG503P1E7), which translates into the protein MSFSMSPPPFGVYAPVVCFFTDDEDIDFPSITHHVQRLLASGVRGLVVHGSNGEATHLSQEERLEVIRHVRTLVKASSSSDAVIISGCSANSVRETRKLVQDAQTSGADFALVLPPSYWIAAMTKPVIKDFYLQVAASSSLPVLIYNFPGVTGGIDLDSDMIIDLARERPAIVGVKLTCGNLGKLQRISATLPSSQFAAFAGKADFMLPGLVAGSNGVISALANVVPRAHVELARLYKAGELQEAITLQNGLSLADWELSKSGISGVKTACQCGFGYGTGNARKPLPTVISEAFSLSHQSALEGIIAVEKQLACRMKAAD
- a CDS encoding uncharacterized protein (COG:S~SECRETED:SignalP(1-18~SECRETED:cutsite=GDA-AS~SECRETED:prob=0.6818)~EggNog:ENOG503P4DE), with the translated sequence MKPASAALTLLLAGLGDAASWDVTVGKGGKLKFDPETVAARTGDTITYHFFSKNHTVTQSSFDKPCQLLDKGGFFSGFTPTASDSVEAPTTFTITINDTKPVWVYCSQTTGNHCQSGMVHAINAPTMGNTLDAYKEKAKGAPTSAAPANGLPVGGTRVLHVDVGLNGLTFTPNNVTELPGTVVEFNFNPKNHSVVQSSFDKPCQPLDGGGFSSGFIPTSSPKPGVQFQVVINDTKPIWYYCAQTTGNHCQSGMVGSINAALTGDKTFDAFKVVASKASPPSTIPPHAPLGGSLSVNGSLIASLNGSVLALPAWKDYVSQIPKPGQNDQWMMGVAGGGAIANYNWGNNKTLSDDATRRLQLLHYMDNALLVYLTTGVGKLTGGAWAGVYPETIVGLFRSMGAQAYFHRSTASDVLQHFNKPMPDVCEFNWPRSGSDDDNADNYVQAVLTLIMLEIGLLLDTVTTAASTDPWLAPCLASAIGAKSRMAGVIGLMRNHTAVPAPREVALSPNLVYSYLQKKYIRSCPSETLQSWNTPLPPLNITGRVNNPATGLLTTIQVSLEQSDKQPYYLAFLGPWGQVLYSPLSKDGVAEVPRDLYAYVWVVVTHEKDMTLRNLFSSSVAGPEMIWVSKP